In bacterium, a single window of DNA contains:
- a CDS encoding M23 family metallopeptidase, which translates to MRYWTVRVRDRWFFINTRRLLVTGIVILGISIISVFSIFQVVNSIVKSKELAYQKSRALELSLAVENSKYKIGLLELKLDSLINLDIKERLTWGLPYIDEDIRRLGVGGRGEIGTEDPIKEAIIKLKRCLDFEFASFKEISHKAKQIENLLLRTPSIWPTVGIVTSKFGWRNRPYPSFHKGIDIANRTGTPVIAPATGTVVHTGYRKWLGRFIELDHGFGYMTLYGHLSRIAVTPYSKVERGQVIGWIGNTGYSTGPHLYYEVRVLGKAVNPEDYIIPDTITY; encoded by the coding sequence GTGCGATACTGGACAGTTCGTGTAAGAGATAGATGGTTCTTTATTAATACTCGGCGCCTTCTCGTAACTGGTATAGTTATTTTAGGCATATCAATAATTTCAGTATTCTCAATCTTCCAAGTTGTAAATTCAATTGTTAAATCAAAAGAGTTAGCATATCAAAAGAGTAGGGCTTTAGAGCTTAGCTTAGCAGTTGAGAATTCTAAGTATAAGATAGGCTTACTTGAGTTAAAGTTAGATTCACTTATTAACTTAGATATAAAAGAGAGACTCACTTGGGGTCTTCCTTACATTGATGAAGACATACGGAGACTCGGAGTTGGGGGTAGGGGTGAAATTGGCACAGAAGACCCTATTAAAGAAGCAATTATAAAATTAAAAAGGTGCCTTGATTTTGAGTTTGCCAGCTTTAAAGAAATCTCACATAAAGCCAAGCAAATAGAGAATTTACTCCTCCGTACCCCATCTATCTGGCCAACTGTAGGAATTGTGACATCAAAATTTGGCTGGCGCAATCGTCCATATCCTAGCTTTCATAAGGGAATTGATATCGCAAATAGGACTGGCACCCCTGTAATTGCACCAGCTACAGGGACAGTTGTTCATACTGGATACAGAAAATGGCTTGGTCGTTTTATAGAACTTGACCACGGATTTGGCTACATGACCTTATACGGTCATCTGTCCCGTATAGCAGTTACTCCTTACAGTAAGGTTGAAAGGGGTCAGGTAATAGGGTGGATAGGTAACACCGGTTACTCTACAGGTCCGCACCTGTATTACGAAGTAAGGGTTCTTGGAAAAGCAGTTAATCCCGAGGATTATATAATACCCGATACTATCACATATTGA
- a CDS encoding PilC/PilY family type IV pilus protein, with protein sequence MKKLSFILALFLPMFLWAADEDLFIVTTEPDVLIILDTSGSMTCDMAGNYTWGDGSSDYPGRDTNGDGYPNDSRLYIMKNALLQVVDKHKGIRFGLLTYGQYKNVNEPSRGGPGGGGWYRTSPYKPSNTQNIPWHGVDKYYNDYWPKSYPDSKYEVLRAPMGLAGDPAHIGQIKSWIDHEQKVQELRADGGTPIGGALYWARQYYTQELIPKDPAKKCRGYYVLLCSDGEETGYPNYNPNSPYTEATKLRNVTIAGVKYDIRTFVLGVAVGGGEGATCLDSIAKLGGTEHYYPATTPAQLDSALEAILSMIEEREVVFTGPEVPSVRTKYYRDIFIASLIPSEKPFWTGYLRAFRLNPDGTLPVDTLGQVLTTPIWEAGEVLKNTSIYDRNIYTEKNGSIVPFTTYYVDSVDLGVPNDSVEPLINWVRGDNGYNWKLGDIFHSWPVCVGPPSPWYSEEGYNQFKVDKGHRSKVVIAGANDGMLHAFDAGTYVAAGDSFSSGTGSEKWAFIPNNLLPRLKTLPDTHNFYVDGSPVAFEAWFPSGPYDKTKEANEWKTVLICGERDGGSYYFALNITDVYNPTFLWKFTDASLARTWSTPGIGKVKKLEGYEEWVAVIGGGLNKEAGTKGRAVYVVKVADGSLLRKFTHDDMTYSIPSEPMLVDINNDVYADYIYIGDIGGQLWKIDIRGGSDAAWTIYRVFAAQGEQPFYYPPTYALDNEGHSWLFFGGGDRDSVKRTNTFNRFYGMRDNGQTSPYTDADLVDVTVTGTPNDNGWYIKLGKNEKSVGKAIVFADTVYFVTYEPTKPEDPCEIAGLARLYKICFTTGKGESEEIGSGVPTSPQITVTEEGDFVIFVGGSEGELVAEKITTPGPFKKTIYWREEKY encoded by the coding sequence ATGAAAAAGCTATCATTTATTTTAGCTTTGTTTTTGCCCATGTTTTTGTGGGCGGCTGATGAAGATTTGTTCATAGTAACAACTGAGCCTGATGTCCTTATTATACTTGATACATCAGGCTCTATGACATGTGATATGGCTGGCAATTATACTTGGGGTGATGGTAGTTCAGATTATCCGGGTAGAGACACTAATGGAGATGGCTATCCAAATGATTCAAGATTGTATATAATGAAGAATGCACTATTACAAGTTGTAGACAAGCATAAAGGGATAAGGTTTGGTTTGCTGACTTATGGTCAATATAAGAATGTTAATGAGCCATCAAGAGGTGGTCCTGGTGGTGGTGGTTGGTATCGTACTTCACCGTATAAACCATCTAATACACAAAATATACCATGGCATGGTGTAGATAAATACTATAATGACTACTGGCCAAAAAGCTATCCGGACTCAAAGTACGAAGTCTTGAGGGCTCCTATGGGATTAGCAGGCGACCCCGCCCATATAGGACAAATTAAGTCATGGATTGACCACGAGCAAAAGGTACAGGAACTAAGGGCGGATGGTGGCACCCCAATCGGTGGTGCACTTTACTGGGCACGTCAGTATTATACACAGGAGCTTATTCCAAAGGACCCAGCTAAGAAATGCAGAGGCTACTATGTTTTACTTTGCTCAGATGGAGAGGAGACTGGTTATCCAAACTATAACCCAAATTCACCATATACAGAGGCTACAAAGTTACGTAATGTCACAATTGCAGGTGTTAAATACGATATCCGCACTTTTGTTTTGGGCGTGGCAGTGGGCGGAGGAGAAGGTGCAACTTGTCTTGATTCAATTGCTAAACTTGGTGGTACCGAGCACTATTATCCTGCTACTACACCCGCACAATTGGATTCAGCACTTGAGGCTATACTTTCAATGATAGAAGAAAGGGAAGTCGTCTTTACAGGTCCTGAAGTGCCATCAGTGCGGACAAAGTATTATAGAGATATATTCATTGCATCACTCATCCCTTCAGAAAAGCCATTCTGGACTGGCTATTTACGGGCATTTAGACTAAATCCGGATGGTACACTGCCAGTTGATACACTTGGCCAGGTATTAACTACACCAATATGGGAAGCAGGTGAAGTGCTCAAAAATACTTCAATATATGATAGAAACATATACACTGAGAAAAATGGTAGTATCGTCCCATTCACAACATATTATGTAGACTCAGTTGACCTCGGTGTTCCCAATGATTCTGTTGAGCCATTGATTAACTGGGTACGTGGTGACAATGGATATAATTGGAAGCTTGGTGATATATTCCATTCATGGCCAGTATGTGTCGGGCCGCCTTCCCCATGGTATTCTGAAGAAGGATATAACCAGTTTAAGGTTGACAAGGGGCATCGTAGTAAAGTAGTTATAGCAGGTGCTAATGATGGTATGCTACACGCATTTGATGCAGGTACTTATGTAGCGGCGGGTGACTCATTTTCATCAGGGACTGGGAGTGAGAAATGGGCATTTATCCCAAATAATCTTTTGCCAAGACTTAAAACTCTGCCAGATACACATAACTTTTATGTTGATGGTAGTCCAGTAGCATTTGAGGCATGGTTTCCATCAGGTCCTTATGATAAGACTAAGGAGGCAAATGAGTGGAAGACAGTGTTGATATGTGGTGAGCGTGATGGTGGTAGCTATTACTTTGCACTTAATATAACTGATGTATATAATCCTACATTTTTATGGAAGTTCACTGATGCAAGCCTCGCTCGTACCTGGTCAACTCCAGGAATTGGTAAAGTGAAAAAATTAGAGGGCTATGAGGAGTGGGTAGCAGTTATAGGCGGTGGTCTTAATAAGGAAGCAGGTACTAAAGGACGTGCAGTTTATGTAGTTAAAGTTGCTGACGGTAGCTTACTTCGTAAGTTTACCCATGATGATATGACTTACTCAATACCATCAGAGCCAATGCTTGTTGACATAAATAACGATGTATATGCAGATTATATCTATATAGGTGATATTGGTGGTCAATTATGGAAGATAGATATAAGGGGTGGCAGTGATGCAGCATGGACAATTTACAGAGTCTTTGCAGCTCAAGGAGAGCAGCCTTTTTACTATCCACCAACTTATGCTCTTGATAATGAAGGCCATTCTTGGCTGTTTTTTGGTGGTGGTGATAGGGACTCAGTTAAAAGGACAAATACTTTTAACAGATTCTATGGAATGAGAGACAATGGGCAGACATCCCCTTATACTGACGCAGACCTCGTTGATGTTACAGTGACAGGCACACCAAATGACAACGGCTGGTATATAAAATTAGGTAAAAATGAGAAGAGTGTTGGAAAAGCAATTGTATTTGCTGATACAGTATACTTCGTAACTTACGAGCCAACGAAACCTGAAGACCCATGTGAAATAGCGGGGCTTGCCAGGCTATACAAAATTTGCTTTACTACTGGTAAAGGGGAATCAGAAGAAATTGGGTCAGGTGTACCGACGAGCCCACAAATCACTGTTACAGAGGAGGGCGATTTTGTCATATTTGTAGGCGGAAGCGAAGGTGAGTTAGTAGCTGAGAAAATAACAACACCCGGGCCATTTAAGAAAACAATCTACTGGAGAGAAGAAAAGTATTAG
- a CDS encoding adenylosuccinate synthase, translating into MVRVIVGTQWGDEGKGRVIELFAKDADVVARYNGGANAGHTIYVGGDRLVFHIIPSGIIYPHTICIIGNGVVIDPEVLIKEIKTAKSKGINIEHRLFISDKAHLVMPYHKLRDDKDGLLGTTRMGIGPCYEDKYARRGIRVADLLYPEVFKEKLKNNLKEYPSLKLDKIYVQYKSFSDFIIPFITDTSTLLNQWIDKGKEVILEGAQGLLLDVDHGTYPFVTSSNPQAGAACCGLGIGPTKIDEVIGVTKAYTSRVGNGPLPTRMTKEFENIVREMGQEYGATTGRPRRCGWLDAVLVGKALKVNDIKKIVITKLDVLDKLPKVKICKQYEYKEDKHRVATGLQTCRRQADFLSVAELSSNFAPVYEELDGWLSPTGSVRSYNKLPTAAKKYIDKITELIDAKITAICVGPTKENTIFL; encoded by the coding sequence ATGGTTAGAGTCATTGTAGGTACCCAATGGGGAGATGAAGGTAAAGGTAGGGTTATAGAGCTATTTGCTAAAGATGCAGATGTAGTTGCAAGATACAATGGTGGTGCAAATGCAGGTCATACTATTTATGTAGGTGGTGATAGGCTTGTATTTCACATTATTCCTTCCGGAATTATATACCCACATACTATTTGTATAATTGGGAACGGTGTTGTCATCGACCCTGAAGTCCTTATAAAAGAGATAAAAACTGCTAAATCTAAAGGAATTAATATTGAGCATAGGCTTTTTATCAGTGATAAGGCACATCTTGTTATGCCTTATCATAAACTGAGAGACGACAAAGATGGGTTATTAGGCACAACTCGTATGGGCATAGGACCTTGTTATGAAGACAAGTATGCTCGTCGAGGAATAAGGGTAGCTGACCTTTTGTATCCTGAAGTCTTTAAAGAAAAGCTTAAAAATAACCTCAAAGAATATCCATCTTTAAAACTTGACAAAATTTATGTTCAATATAAATCTTTTAGTGATTTTATCATCCCATTTATAACTGATACCTCAACTTTACTAAACCAATGGATAGATAAAGGTAAGGAAGTAATCTTAGAGGGTGCACAGGGCTTACTACTTGATGTTGACCATGGCACCTACCCATTTGTTACATCATCAAACCCGCAAGCTGGTGCTGCCTGCTGTGGTCTTGGTATAGGACCGACAAAAATTGACGAAGTTATAGGTGTCACAAAAGCATATACATCAAGGGTTGGTAATGGGCCATTGCCAACAAGGATGACAAAAGAATTTGAGAATATTGTAAGAGAGATGGGTCAGGAATATGGGGCTACTACTGGTAGACCGAGAAGGTGTGGCTGGCTTGATGCTGTACTTGTTGGCAAAGCGTTAAAAGTTAATGATATAAAAAAGATTGTTATCACTAAACTTGATGTCCTTGATAAGCTACCAAAAGTCAAAATCTGTAAGCAATATGAGTATAAAGAAGATAAACATAGGGTAGCGACAGGTCTCCAGACCTGTCGCAGACAAGCTGACTTCCTATCAGTAGCTGAACTCAGTTCAAATTTTGCGCCCGTATATGAAGAACTTGATGGCTGGCTATCTCCTACTGGTAGTGTAAGAAGCTACAATAAACTACCGACAGCAGCTAAAAAATACATTGATAAAATTACCGAGCTTATAGATGCAAAGATAACTGCAATCTGTGTAGGACCTACTAAAGAAAACACTATATTTTTATAA
- a CDS encoding retropepsin-like aspartic protease, translating to MAVIIKEIKLVGSKGSKELAAIFDSGATYSCIRPEVAEKLGLVEPLPDIMEFGTAKGGEKLIAEKRVTLNFYLNGYRFSDEFMLIPPLSEEVIIGASTLQKWRMKLDFENDEVIIDPRVTKLRLL from the coding sequence ATGGCGGTGATTATAAAGGAGATTAAATTAGTGGGTTCAAAGGGTAGTAAGGAATTGGCAGCAATTTTTGACAGTGGAGCAACCTATTCTTGCATAAGACCAGAGGTAGCAGAGAAACTTGGGCTAGTTGAGCCTTTGCCGGACATAATGGAATTTGGAACTGCAAAAGGTGGCGAAAAGCTAATTGCAGAAAAGAGGGTTACACTTAATTTTTATCTAAATGGGTATCGGTTTTCAGATGAGTTTATGCTCATTCCACCACTATCTGAAGAAGTAATAATTGGGGCATCAACACTACAGAAGTGGCGAATGAAACTGGACTTTGAGAATGATGAGGTAATCATTGACCCAAGAGTGACAAAACTAAGGCTTTTATAA
- the fbp gene encoding fructose-1,6-bisphosphate aldolase/phosphatase translates to MAKVTVSVIKADIGGYVGHSSSHPDILKKAEESLKIAKDKGLLIDFHVMHCGDDLELIMTHEKGEDSESIHKLAWDTFKDCTELAKRMKLYGAGQDILSDAFSGNVKGMGPGVAEMEITERKSEPLIIFMGDKTSPGAWNLPLYKIFADPFNTAGLVIDPSLHDGFKFEVLDVFKQETVIFSAPEELYDMLVFIGAKEHYIIKRVWRKSDNEIAAVSSTQKLALVAGKYVGKDDPVLIVRSQSGFPAVGEVLEGFALPYLVAGWMRGSHHGPFMPVSFKEANPTRFDGPPRVIGAGFQLSDGKLIGPRDMFDDPSFERSRRMADEITDYMRRHGPFEPHRLPLADMEYTTLPEVKKKLQDRFKKEK, encoded by the coding sequence ATGGCTAAAGTTACAGTATCTGTGATAAAAGCAGATATAGGTGGGTATGTAGGGCATTCTTCATCGCATCCTGATATTCTAAAAAAAGCAGAAGAGAGTCTTAAGATAGCGAAGGATAAAGGCTTACTTATTGATTTCCATGTTATGCATTGTGGTGATGATCTTGAACTTATTATGACACATGAGAAAGGTGAAGACTCTGAATCCATACATAAACTTGCATGGGATACATTTAAAGACTGCACTGAGCTTGCCAAGCGTATGAAACTATATGGTGCAGGGCAGGATATTTTATCAGATGCCTTTTCTGGCAATGTCAAAGGTATGGGACCCGGGGTTGCAGAAATGGAGATAACTGAGAGAAAATCAGAGCCACTCATTATCTTTATGGGTGATAAGACATCACCGGGTGCATGGAATTTGCCACTTTACAAGATATTTGCTGACCCATTTAATACAGCAGGTCTTGTGATAGACCCAAGCTTACATGATGGATTTAAGTTTGAAGTCCTTGATGTGTTTAAACAGGAGACTGTGATATTTTCAGCACCTGAAGAACTCTATGATATGCTTGTCTTCATAGGGGCAAAGGAGCATTACATCATAAAAAGGGTGTGGCGTAAATCTGATAATGAGATAGCAGCTGTATCATCAACTCAAAAGCTTGCTCTCGTAGCAGGTAAATATGTAGGCAAGGACGACCCAGTTCTTATTGTGCGTAGCCAATCGGGCTTTCCTGCAGTGGGTGAAGTTCTTGAAGGCTTTGCACTCCCATATCTTGTAGCAGGCTGGATGAGGGGCTCACATCATGGTCCATTTATGCCTGTATCATTTAAGGAAGCTAATCCGACAAGATTTGATGGTCCACCAAGAGTGATAGGGGCAGGTTTTCAATTATCAGATGGCAAACTTATCGGTCCACGTGATATGTTTGATGACCCATCATTTGAGCGCTCTCGTAGGATGGCAGATGAGATAACAGATTATATGAGACGACATGGACCGTTTGAGCCACATAGGTTGCCACTCGCAGATATGGAATACACTACACTACCTGAAGTTAAAAAGAAGCTACAGGACAGATTTAAGAAAGAGAAATAG
- a CDS encoding pilus assembly PilX N-terminal domain-containing protein — protein MKSDESCLPDGKAGLSADRGIGLILVMGIFVILGTIAVALVTMSVSQMKLSHYTTDSKLAFHSAEAGIDYAIAMIPGYHGAFPDTPDIWITLPNQAKYKSGLPDTTPTPAEIIGISYLTGYSMELGSDFFSVVYDLTASGKFEESKRIIKARVKCGPLPSGKVPEY, from the coding sequence ATGAAAAGTGATGAATCTTGCCTGCCCGACGGCAAGGCAGGCCTGTCGGCAGACAGAGGTATAGGTCTTATACTTGTAATGGGTATATTTGTAATACTCGGTACTATAGCAGTGGCACTCGTAACTATGAGTGTTAGCCAAATGAAGCTCAGCCATTATACTACAGATTCAAAACTTGCATTCCATTCTGCTGAAGCCGGTATAGACTATGCAATAGCGATGATACCGGGTTATCATGGTGCATTCCCGGATACGCCTGATATATGGATTACGCTACCAAATCAAGCCAAATATAAGAGTGGACTGCCGGATACTACTCCGACACCGGCTGAAATTATAGGTATCAGTTATTTAACTGGCTACAGTATGGAATTGGGGTCAGACTTTTTCAGTGTTGTCTATGACCTAACTGCATCTGGCAAGTTCGAAGAAAGTAAGCGTATAATCAAAGCCAGAGTTAAATGTGGTCCGTTACCGAGTGGTAAAGTTCCTGAATATTAA